One Peribacillus simplex NBRC 15720 = DSM 1321 genomic region harbors:
- a CDS encoding B3/4 domain-containing protein produces the protein MEITVSANLSSKIPQFKVGIITYENIEVGPSPQMVKGRLQLFQEALFFDLEEKELTDFSGIKVWREIFKASGTNPSRYRPSVEALYRRVKKQNYLTPIHSAIDLNNFFSLLYEVPIGIYDAEKLSGDISIKIGEGADGYDGLNGRLNSMENMITSADHEGAFGSPYVDSERTKVTEETKKAIQIIYLQPNTPITEAHQLTKSLMDMFLEIHGGEGTYSIVEG, from the coding sequence TTGGAAATTACCGTATCAGCTAATCTTAGCAGTAAAATCCCTCAATTCAAAGTTGGGATCATTACATATGAAAACATCGAAGTAGGTCCCTCCCCACAAATGGTGAAAGGAAGACTTCAACTATTTCAGGAAGCTCTTTTCTTCGACCTTGAGGAAAAGGAATTGACCGACTTTTCCGGCATTAAAGTGTGGCGGGAGATCTTCAAGGCTTCTGGCACAAACCCGTCACGGTATCGCCCCTCCGTGGAAGCCCTTTACCGCCGCGTAAAAAAACAGAATTACTTGACACCCATCCATTCGGCCATCGATTTGAATAACTTCTTCTCGCTGTTATATGAAGTTCCGATCGGCATTTATGATGCCGAAAAATTATCAGGAGACATCTCGATTAAGATTGGCGAGGGGGCAGATGGTTATGACGGTTTGAACGGCCGCTTGAATTCCATGGAAAATATGATTACATCAGCCGATCATGAGGGCGCATTCGGAAGCCCTTACGTTGATTCAGAACGCACGAAAGTCACAGAAGAAACGAAAAAAGCCATCCAAATCATTTATTTACAACCCAACACTCCAATCACGGAAGCACATCAGCTAACGAAATCCTTGATGGACATGTTCCTTGAAATCCACGGTGGCGAAGGTACTTACTCTATTGTCGAAGGATAA
- a CDS encoding ABC transporter ATP-binding protein: MVRLYTENLNIGYGERLIVKDLSVKIPDKKITTIIGSNGCGKSTLLKAITRIIPNQSGTVVLDGVNISKESTKILARKMAILPQTPESASGLTVGELVSYGRFPYQKGFGRLTQKDYDVIDWALEVTGTKDFKFRPVDALSGGQRQRVWIAMALAQETEIIFLDEPTTYLDMAHQLEVLELLQRLNVEQGRTIVMVLHDLNQAARFADYIIALKDGEIVKAGDCEEVITHEVLKEVFHIDAVIGRDQRTNKPMCSTYNLLKGDLKTNEKDIDPVYTAVSVNY; this comes from the coding sequence ATGGTTCGCCTATATACAGAGAATTTGAATATTGGTTATGGTGAACGTTTAATTGTAAAAGATCTCAGTGTGAAAATTCCAGATAAAAAAATCACAACGATCATCGGTTCAAATGGATGTGGGAAATCGACACTTTTGAAAGCGATCACCAGAATCATTCCAAATCAATCAGGTACGGTTGTTTTAGATGGGGTGAATATCTCAAAAGAAAGCACTAAGATCCTTGCAAGAAAAATGGCCATACTTCCGCAGACACCTGAGAGTGCAAGCGGATTGACGGTTGGGGAGCTCGTATCATATGGGCGCTTTCCCTATCAAAAAGGTTTTGGGCGCCTGACCCAAAAAGACTATGATGTGATTGATTGGGCACTTGAAGTGACCGGCACGAAAGACTTCAAGTTCCGTCCGGTGGATGCTCTATCAGGAGGTCAGCGCCAGCGTGTTTGGATTGCCATGGCCCTTGCCCAGGAAACGGAAATCATCTTCCTTGATGAGCCTACCACCTATTTGGATATGGCGCATCAACTGGAGGTTCTGGAATTATTACAGAGGCTGAATGTAGAACAGGGACGTACAATTGTCATGGTTCTTCATGATTTGAATCAAGCTGCTCGCTTTGCCGACTATATCATTGCCTTAAAGGACGGTGAAATAGTCAAAGCTGGAGATTGTGAAGAAGTCATCACTCATGAAGTGCTTAAGGAAGTATTCCATATTGATGCGGTAATCGGACGAGATCAACGAACAAACAAACCAATGTGCAGCACATACAATTTATTAAAAGGAGATTTGAAAACAAATGAAAAAGATATTGATCCCGTTTATACTGCTGTTAGTGTTAATTATTAG
- a CDS encoding NADP-dependent oxidoreductase, translated as MTQTKQKIITLANRPKGMPSKGDFNFVESEVPTPKDHEILVRTLYLSVDPYMRGRMQDTKSYIAPFELNKVITGGVVAEVVESKSSSFKQGDVVVGNIDWAEYTVVTEKEIRVIDPKVAPVTTHLGILGMTGLTAYFGLLDIGKPQEGETVVVSGAAGAVGSVVGQIAKIKGAKVVGIAGSDEKLEYLTKELGFDGAVNYKSDSFATDLANAVPDGVDVYFDNVGGEVSDAVFTLLNANARIPLCGAISSYNAEGKDLGPRLQSAMIKTSALMKGFTVGNYAARFQEGATDLGKWLQEGKLKYEETIIEGFENTPDAFLGLFKGTNLGKQLVKVAEPEFAQL; from the coding sequence ATGACACAAACTAAACAAAAAATAATCACCCTGGCAAACCGTCCAAAAGGTATGCCTTCGAAAGGCGATTTTAACTTTGTTGAGAGTGAAGTTCCCACACCAAAAGATCATGAAATTTTAGTACGTACACTATATTTATCTGTCGATCCATACATGCGTGGCAGAATGCAAGATACCAAATCATATATTGCTCCATTTGAATTGAATAAGGTCATCACGGGTGGCGTTGTTGCTGAAGTTGTTGAGTCCAAATCGAGTTCCTTCAAACAAGGGGATGTCGTTGTTGGGAATATCGACTGGGCAGAATACACAGTTGTCACCGAAAAGGAAATCCGCGTGATAGATCCCAAGGTGGCTCCGGTCACAACTCATTTGGGTATTCTTGGAATGACTGGTTTAACTGCTTACTTTGGTTTGCTTGATATTGGTAAACCTCAAGAGGGTGAAACTGTAGTGGTTTCAGGAGCGGCTGGAGCAGTTGGTTCAGTAGTCGGACAAATTGCTAAGATTAAAGGTGCGAAGGTTGTTGGTATCGCTGGTTCAGATGAAAAACTTGAGTACTTAACGAAAGAGCTCGGATTTGATGGAGCCGTAAATTATAAAAGTGATAGTTTTGCGACAGATTTAGCTAATGCTGTTCCCGATGGAGTGGATGTTTATTTCGATAATGTGGGCGGCGAGGTGTCCGATGCTGTTTTCACACTTTTGAATGCGAATGCCCGAATTCCATTATGCGGAGCGATTTCCTCGTATAATGCAGAAGGGAAAGACTTAGGACCGCGTCTGCAATCGGCTATGATCAAAACGAGTGCACTTATGAAAGGTTTCACAGTTGGAAATTATGCCGCTAGATTCCAAGAGGGTGCTACGGATTTAGGTAAGTGGCTTCAAGAAGGAAAGCTGAAGTATGAAGAAACGATTATTGAAGGGTTCGAAAACACACCTGATGCATTTTTAGGTTTGTTTAAAGGAACGAACCTCGGTAAACAACTTGTAAAAGTTGCGGAACCTGAATTCGCTCAACTATAA
- a CDS encoding alpha/beta hydrolase family protein has translation MKRPFSIICIIVSAFVLMVGCRTKDTVHVEEKSKEVSSLKAIEGRWEGDIKIPNQPLPIIVHFTKKDGTISIPVQGLNEFPLTSVKLSKSDLFFDMKIQNQQITFDGKVDQERIAGTFVQKGQAFPFELLKKSDQAVEEKESGEIVQADLKNGTIKGLLETPKNKGPFPVMIIIAGSGPTDKDGNTIANPGKNDSLKMLAESLAEKGIASIRYDKRGIGENMQLAGNEKDLRFEQYIDDAAAWVQFAKKDGRFSKVGIIGHSEGSLIGMAAAKKTETDIFISLAGAGEPIDQLLIKQLEEQLTPKLLTESKDILAKLKQGKQVETVSADLQSVFRPSVQPYMISWIQYNPIKSVKELNIPVLIVNGNRDIQVPATNAKALHKEKGDSELLILEKMNHVLKEAPADRNGNLATYTNPELPLSPGLVNGIIEFLNKYDITSNDDHKNDN, from the coding sequence ATGAAAAGACCTTTTTCGATTATATGTATTATCGTAAGTGCTTTTGTATTAATGGTAGGTTGCAGAACCAAGGACACGGTACATGTGGAAGAGAAATCGAAGGAAGTGAGCTCGTTGAAAGCTATTGAAGGCAGGTGGGAGGGAGATATTAAGATTCCAAATCAACCGCTTCCAATCATTGTTCATTTTACGAAGAAAGATGGAACGATTAGTATTCCTGTACAAGGGTTGAACGAATTCCCCTTAACAAGTGTAAAGTTAAGTAAATCAGACTTGTTTTTTGATATGAAAATCCAAAATCAGCAAATAACGTTTGATGGGAAAGTAGATCAGGAAAGGATTGCAGGAACATTTGTTCAAAAAGGGCAAGCGTTCCCATTTGAATTGCTTAAGAAATCCGATCAGGCAGTTGAAGAAAAAGAATCAGGTGAAATCGTGCAGGCCGACTTAAAGAACGGAACCATTAAAGGCCTTTTAGAAACACCAAAAAATAAAGGGCCTTTTCCTGTGATGATTATAATTGCGGGTTCTGGCCCGACCGATAAAGATGGTAACACCATTGCAAATCCCGGGAAAAATGATAGTTTGAAAATGTTAGCCGAGAGTCTTGCTGAAAAAGGCATCGCAAGCATTAGGTATGATAAGCGCGGAATTGGTGAAAATATGCAATTGGCAGGAAATGAAAAGGACCTGAGATTTGAACAATATATTGATGATGCAGCTGCTTGGGTTCAATTTGCTAAAAAGGATGGCCGTTTTTCCAAAGTCGGCATCATCGGCCATAGTGAAGGCTCTTTAATTGGAATGGCGGCTGCAAAGAAAACAGAAACAGACATATTCATTTCATTAGCGGGTGCAGGCGAACCTATTGACCAATTACTCATTAAACAGCTTGAAGAGCAACTGACACCGAAGTTATTAACGGAATCCAAAGATATACTGGCAAAGCTAAAACAAGGAAAACAAGTCGAGACTGTCAGTGCTGATTTGCAAAGTGTATTCCGTCCTTCTGTTCAACCTTACATGATTTCTTGGATTCAATATAACCCGATTAAATCAGTAAAGGAACTGAATATCCCTGTTCTAATCGTAAACGGCAATAGAGACATTCAAGTGCCGGCAACTAACGCAAAAGCGTTACATAAGGAAAAAGGCGATTCTGAATTACTTATACTCGAAAAGATGAATCATGTATTGAAAGAAGCCCCTGCAGATCGAAATGGAAATTTAGCAACCTATACAAATCCTGAACTACCATTATCTCCTGGATTGGTAAATGGAATTATTGAATTTTTAAACAAATATGACATCACCAGTAATGACGATCATAAAAATGACAATTGA
- a CDS encoding YbjN domain-containing protein — protein MSNVAKFRDFLTSEKIYMNELNEDGTTFFRAEQKLKDGWKVLLVFAFNQDENVADLFCFNVAELKNPEKKQDVHTLLNEYNANFRYSKLYEENGTISIRYSYSIEGDIVPDLAFRKLIMLLETAQQVYPRLMEVIWS, from the coding sequence ATGTCAAACGTTGCTAAATTTCGTGATTTTTTAACTAGTGAGAAAATCTATATGAATGAGTTGAATGAAGATGGCACCACCTTTTTTAGAGCTGAGCAAAAGTTAAAGGACGGGTGGAAGGTCCTTTTAGTATTTGCTTTCAATCAAGATGAAAATGTGGCGGACTTATTTTGCTTTAATGTCGCCGAGTTGAAGAATCCTGAAAAGAAACAGGATGTACATACACTGTTGAATGAATATAATGCTAATTTTAGGTATTCCAAGCTCTATGAAGAAAATGGGACTATTTCCATTCGGTATTCATACTCCATTGAGGGGGATATCGTACCGGATCTGGCTTTCAGGAAGTTAATCATGCTGCTTGAAACGGCACAGCAGGTTTATCCGCGTTTAATGGAAGTCATTTGGTCTTAA
- the queG gene encoding tRNA epoxyqueuosine(34) reductase QueG, which yields MDMNTFKQEVILYSKEIGIDKIGFTSATAFTELKGRLIRQQELDYQSGFEEADIEKRVMPELIFDKPQSIISIALAYPSKLKDAPQSTKSERRGIFCRASWGTDYHTVLRNKLQLLEDFIKDKVPGAVTKSMVDTGELSDRAVAERAGIGWSAKNSMIITPEFGSYVYLGDMITNLPFEPDQPMEDQCGTCNKCVDVCPTGALVQGGQLNSKRCIAFLTQTKGFLPDEFRTKIGNRLYGCDTCQTVCPKNKGMDFHFHEEMEPDPELAKPLLKPLLTISNRDFKETYGHVSGSWRGKKPIQRNAILALAHFKDETALPQLIQVMKDDPRPVIRGTAAWAVGKIGRKQAVSILEEARMKETDEEVLAEIEKGLQFTLETK from the coding sequence ATGGATATGAACACATTCAAGCAAGAAGTGATTTTATATAGTAAGGAAATCGGCATTGATAAAATCGGCTTTACGTCAGCCACGGCCTTTACCGAATTGAAAGGTCGGCTGATACGTCAACAGGAACTTGATTATCAGTCAGGGTTTGAAGAAGCCGATATAGAAAAAAGGGTCATGCCTGAATTGATATTCGATAAACCGCAATCCATCATTTCGATTGCACTTGCTTATCCTTCGAAATTGAAGGATGCTCCGCAAAGTACAAAAAGTGAGCGCCGTGGGATCTTTTGCCGGGCTTCTTGGGGAACGGATTATCATACCGTTCTTCGTAATAAATTGCAGTTACTTGAGGATTTCATTAAAGATAAAGTGCCCGGGGCAGTGACGAAGTCCATGGTTGATACGGGTGAATTATCAGATAGGGCAGTGGCTGAGCGTGCAGGAATTGGCTGGAGTGCAAAAAATAGTATGATCATCACTCCGGAATTCGGGTCTTATGTATACTTGGGCGACATGATTACCAACCTGCCATTTGAACCGGATCAACCGATGGAAGATCAATGCGGGACATGCAATAAATGTGTCGATGTTTGCCCGACTGGTGCGCTCGTTCAGGGCGGGCAGCTAAATTCCAAGCGTTGCATTGCGTTCTTAACGCAGACAAAAGGTTTCCTTCCTGATGAGTTCAGGACAAAAATAGGCAATCGTTTGTATGGGTGTGATACATGCCAGACTGTTTGTCCGAAAAACAAAGGAATGGATTTTCATTTTCATGAAGAGATGGAACCCGACCCTGAGCTTGCGAAACCGCTGTTGAAGCCACTGCTTACGATTTCAAATCGAGACTTTAAAGAGACATACGGCCATGTATCTGGCTCTTGGCGCGGAAAAAAACCAATCCAACGAAATGCCATTTTAGCATTGGCCCACTTCAAAGATGAAACGGCATTGCCCCAATTGATACAGGTGATGAAGGATGATCCGCGGCCTGTCATAAGGGGAACGGCGGCCTGGGCAGTTGGGAAAATCGGCCGGAAGCAGGCCGTTTCCATTCTGGAAGAAGCACGAATGAAGGAAACGGATGAAGAGGTACTGGCGGAAATTGAGAAAGGACTGCAGTTTACCTTGGAAACAAAATGA
- the nfsA gene encoding oxygen-insensitive NADPH nitroreductase: MNNIIEKILDHRSIRSFEDKPLSEEQINTIVECAQAASTSSYIQAYSIIGVTDPEKKAKLAELAGPQSYVEKNGHLFVFCADLYRQDMVSEMENTDLSESIESTEKFMVACIDAALAAQNAALAAESMDLGICYIGGIRNNLSEVSRILNIPHRVIPLFALVVGYPKNRSDKKPRLPLSNIYHENGYQEDKQEFIGQLEEYNETISSYYERRTKGKRKDTWTEQMAGMLGKKSRLYMKDYVEKQGFKKH; the protein is encoded by the coding sequence TTGAATAATATTATTGAGAAGATTTTAGATCACCGTTCCATTCGTTCTTTTGAGGACAAGCCATTGTCTGAGGAGCAAATCAATACGATTGTGGAATGTGCCCAAGCTGCATCGACTTCAAGTTATATTCAAGCGTATTCAATCATAGGGGTAACCGATCCGGAAAAGAAAGCCAAGCTTGCTGAACTTGCCGGACCACAATCTTATGTAGAGAAGAATGGACATCTATTCGTCTTTTGCGCCGATTTATATCGTCAGGATATGGTTTCCGAAATGGAAAACACGGACCTGTCTGAATCGATTGAAAGTACCGAGAAATTCATGGTTGCCTGTATTGACGCTGCTCTTGCGGCTCAAAATGCAGCATTGGCAGCAGAATCGATGGATCTTGGCATTTGCTATATAGGCGGGATCCGCAATAATCTCTCGGAAGTTTCAAGGATTTTGAATATACCGCATCGCGTTATACCATTATTCGCTCTAGTGGTCGGATATCCGAAAAACCGTTCGGATAAAAAGCCGCGTTTGCCGCTGTCCAATATCTATCATGAAAATGGATATCAGGAGGATAAGCAGGAGTTCATCGGACAACTTGAAGAGTATAATGAAACGATTTCCAGTTATTACGAGCGTCGTACTAAAGGTAAACGAAAAGACACCTGGACCGAGCAAATGGCTGGCATGCTTGGAAAGAAAAGTAGGTTGTACATGAAAGATTACGTGGAGAAACAAGGATTTAAGAAACATTGA
- the trmL gene encoding tRNA (uridine(34)/cytosine(34)/5-carboxymethylaminomethyluridine(34)-2'-O)-methyltransferase TrmL, translating into MSIHVVLYQPQIPANTGNIARTCAGTDTSLHLIRPLGFSTDDKQLKRAGLDYWENVKIHYYDSLEEFYERNAGGEFYYLTKFGEQPHSSFDYSDQDSEIFFIFGRETTGLPKELIQENMDRCLRIPMTDKVRSLNLSNTAAILVYEALRQQNYRELDLKTKG; encoded by the coding sequence GTGTCAATACATGTAGTTTTATATCAACCACAGATTCCAGCAAATACAGGTAATATCGCAAGAACGTGTGCAGGGACGGATACGTCTTTACATCTCATTCGCCCACTCGGTTTCTCAACGGATGACAAACAGCTCAAACGTGCCGGGCTCGATTACTGGGAAAATGTAAAGATCCATTATTATGATTCGTTAGAAGAGTTTTATGAAAGAAATGCCGGCGGTGAATTTTATTACTTAACGAAATTCGGAGAGCAGCCGCATTCCAGCTTCGATTACAGTGATCAAGACAGTGAGATATTCTTCATTTTTGGCCGTGAAACGACAGGTCTCCCGAAAGAGCTGATCCAAGAAAATATGGATCGGTGCCTGCGGATTCCAATGACGGATAAAGTACGTTCCCTAAATCTGTCGAACACGGCTGCCATCTTGGTTTATGAAGCACTGAGACAGCAAAATTACCGTGAATTGGATTTGAAAACAAAAGGTTGA
- a CDS encoding FUSC family protein, translating into MDSLILCGRYVGFDHHRHIPWAVQRTFGTVIGLLIASLILASVHNEFIIVLIILCLTFITELFIVRNYGLAAMFFTPSALIMAEYSSQSYDFSFFATVRITDIVVGSLIGLIGSLLLGSRSASSLLNHLIAKTIRSQGQLLLMAFSEKDNDLAIDESSERNKMQTNMVNLLTVYNASLGEIFKNKARLESLWPVIFSIEQMGYYLNASLPERPVLSERKLAQLLYVFETMAIAANKGRSHTNKEVPEIEGYSKIRQEILDLQEALRFCGGATG; encoded by the coding sequence CTGGATTCCCTTATCCTGTGCGGCCGTTATGTCGGGTTCGACCATCATCGCCACATTCCATGGGCGGTCCAAAGGACTTTCGGGACGGTCATCGGACTCCTGATTGCAAGTTTAATTCTTGCATCCGTTCATAACGAGTTCATCATCGTTCTGATCATTTTATGTTTAACATTCATTACAGAGCTTTTCATCGTTCGGAATTATGGATTGGCGGCGATGTTTTTTACCCCTTCAGCATTGATCATGGCGGAATATTCATCTCAAAGCTATGATTTCAGTTTTTTTGCGACTGTAAGGATAACCGATATCGTCGTTGGAAGCCTGATAGGTCTTATTGGGTCGCTGTTGCTCGGAAGTCGTTCGGCATCCAGTCTTCTCAATCATTTGATAGCCAAAACGATTCGAAGCCAGGGGCAGTTATTATTGATGGCGTTCTCTGAAAAAGATAATGACCTTGCAATTGATGAAAGCAGCGAAAGGAACAAAATGCAAACAAATATGGTGAATCTATTAACGGTCTACAATGCATCCCTTGGTGAGATATTCAAAAACAAGGCTAGACTGGAATCTCTTTGGCCCGTTATATTTTCGATAGAACAGATGGGCTATTATCTAAATGCCAGCTTGCCTGAACGGCCAGTACTATCAGAGAGAAAGCTCGCTCAGCTGCTGTATGTTTTCGAAACCATGGCGATAGCGGCAAATAAAGGTAGATCACATACTAATAAAGAAGTGCCCGAAATTGAAGGGTATTCAAAAATCCGCCAGGAAATTTTGGACCTTCAAGAAGCGCTTCGGTTTTGCGGAGGAGCAACTGGCTAA
- the mgtE gene encoding magnesium transporter, with amino-acid sequence MIKVLTEDQITLQIIKVLKEGKKKEFQAIVEELQPYDIARIFEGLPEKHHTRFLLLLDSEQIAELIQEVEKVHQLKILSKLGIEKSGHVMDLMDNDDLASLLEDLSPGKIEELLSGMKQEESKIVQNIMNYPPETAGRIMTNRFVWIPQHYTVRESVEKLKIFAEFSETINYLYVIDNDKKLVGVVSYRDLIINDESEKIQDIMYSRVISVSVYEDQEEVARVIERYDFLAIPVVEKNNELLGIVTVDDIIDVVIKEANEDIEKLSASGKAIDFDTKAHVAAYRRLPWLILLLFIGLVSGTIISGFEETLSKVVALAFFMPMIAGMTGNTGTQSLAVVVRGLITSDTDKGVVTRLIIRELKVGLIIGITCGILISIIAYVWQGNPVLGIVVGSSLVMTLIIGTLAGTIIPLILYKFNIDPAVASGPLITTLNDILSLLIYFGIATMFISKLM; translated from the coding sequence ATGATAAAAGTCCTGACGGAAGATCAAATAACTTTACAAATCATAAAAGTTTTAAAAGAAGGAAAAAAGAAAGAATTTCAAGCAATAGTAGAAGAACTCCAACCATATGACATTGCGCGGATTTTTGAGGGGCTGCCAGAAAAACACCATACACGTTTCTTGTTATTACTTGATTCAGAACAAATCGCTGAACTGATTCAAGAAGTTGAAAAAGTACATCAATTAAAAATTCTTAGTAAATTAGGAATAGAGAAATCCGGCCATGTAATGGATTTAATGGATAATGATGATCTAGCTTCATTGTTAGAGGACCTATCCCCTGGAAAAATCGAAGAACTTCTTTCAGGTATGAAACAAGAAGAATCAAAAATCGTTCAAAATATCATGAATTATCCCCCTGAAACGGCCGGGCGAATAATGACAAACCGTTTTGTATGGATTCCCCAACATTATACGGTTCGTGAATCTGTTGAAAAACTGAAAATCTTTGCGGAGTTTTCGGAAACGATCAACTATCTTTATGTTATAGATAATGATAAAAAATTAGTAGGTGTTGTGTCATATCGGGATTTAATAATAAATGATGAATCTGAAAAAATTCAAGATATTATGTATAGCCGGGTTATTTCCGTATCTGTTTATGAAGACCAAGAAGAGGTAGCTCGTGTTATTGAGCGATATGATTTTTTAGCAATTCCTGTAGTTGAAAAAAATAATGAGTTATTAGGAATTGTAACCGTCGATGATATTATTGATGTTGTCATTAAGGAAGCGAATGAAGATATTGAAAAATTATCGGCATCCGGTAAAGCTATAGACTTTGACACGAAGGCGCACGTGGCCGCATACCGTCGGCTACCCTGGCTTATTTTACTTTTATTTATCGGGTTAGTGTCTGGAACTATTATAAGCGGTTTTGAAGAAACATTGTCCAAAGTTGTTGCACTTGCTTTCTTTATGCCGATGATCGCGGGGATGACTGGAAATACAGGTACTCAATCTTTAGCAGTTGTTGTAAGAGGCCTAATCACTAGTGATACGGATAAAGGAGTCGTAACCAGACTTATTATACGGGAACTGAAAGTTGGATTGATAATAGGTATTACCTGTGGAATATTAATTTCCATCATAGCTTATGTTTGGCAGGGAAATCCCGTTCTGGGAATAGTGGTTGGAAGTTCGTTAGTGATGACCCTAATTATCGGGACTTTAGCTGGGACCATTATTCCTCTGATATTATATAAATTTAACATCGATCCTGCAGTTGCTTCTGGTCCGTTAATTACAACATTAAATGATATACTCTCTTTACTTATTTACTTTGGAATTGCAACGATGTTTATTTCAAAATTGATGTAG
- a CDS encoding amidase domain-containing protein, giving the protein MREQLQRLLQERVEFYTSDDLERSERKLHLKKELMRNRAAEIVRVNAAGKVHSKRKEDSDTVLTYHVHLQYLLKQEDSFYIEEEMEEREARFRNGYIVDERELIPSFETEEAPPKCDPGAERLAYKYDRMKAVQYAERWWNEFNPAYHKFTDDCTNYISQCLHAGGIPMWGAPNKSKGWWIRGKSWSYTWTTAHSLYHLLRAGNAIRTKQVGSAKELNLGDILCIDFEGDGRFDHNLIVTAKDQDGVPLVNAHTMNSRHRYWTYEDSTRYTPNIVYKFFVILDGR; this is encoded by the coding sequence TTGAGGGAACAATTGCAACGCCTTTTACAAGAAAGAGTGGAGTTTTATACTTCCGATGATCTGGAGCGGAGTGAAAGGAAGTTACATTTGAAAAAGGAATTGATGAGGAACCGCGCTGCGGAAATTGTCCGGGTGAATGCGGCAGGCAAGGTTCATTCGAAGAGGAAGGAAGACAGTGATACAGTCCTGACATATCATGTGCACCTGCAATATTTATTGAAACAGGAGGATTCCTTTTATATAGAAGAAGAAATGGAAGAAAGGGAGGCACGGTTTCGAAATGGATATATAGTGGATGAACGTGAGCTGATTCCCAGTTTTGAAACCGAAGAGGCACCGCCAAAATGTGATCCAGGCGCAGAGCGTCTCGCATATAAGTATGATCGAATGAAGGCCGTCCAATATGCCGAGCGTTGGTGGAACGAATTCAATCCGGCTTATCATAAATTCACTGATGATTGTACGAATTACATTTCACAATGTTTACATGCGGGAGGAATACCGATGTGGGGGGCGCCAAACAAAAGTAAGGGATGGTGGATAAGAGGGAAAAGCTGGAGTTACACATGGACGACGGCCCATTCTTTATATCATCTGCTCAGAGCCGGGAATGCCATCAGGACAAAGCAGGTGGGGTCGGCCAAGGAACTGAATTTGGGTGATATCCTCTGCATAGATTTCGAAGGGGACGGACGGTTTGATCATAACTTGATCGTAACGGCGAAGGATCAGGACGGGGTGCCGCTTGTGAATGCACATACGATGAACAGCCGTCACCGGTATTGGACATATGAGGATTCAACCAGGTATACACCGAACATCGTTTATAAATTCTTTGTGATCTTGGATGGAAGGTGA